In the Setaria italica strain Yugu1 chromosome VI, Setaria_italica_v2.0, whole genome shotgun sequence genome, one interval contains:
- the LOC101762749 gene encoding reticuline oxidase produces the protein MATHTMVAAAALALCLFAAAAADKHAGAQPPALAPAAAAHDISSCLLSNGVSNFSLPSSPSYTPLLDSSIRNLRFELPGVGKPAAVILPASKRDLQSAVVCARAASLAIRVRSGGHSYEGLSYTTENHVPFVVIDLAGLNRVRVDRRSATAWAESGATLGEVYHAVGLSGGRNLAFSAGSCSTVGMGGHTAGGGFGLLSRKYALAADNVIDAVLIDPSGRALTRATMDDDVFWAIRGGGGGSFGVVYAWKLRLVPVPDNITVFSIGRTGPVELIAGLMHRWQYVGPSLPDEFYLSTYIPTRSSNGNLSMSFTGQVLGTKRHAMAVLSQTFPELGLAESELSEVSWLESAVKFAGLSSVADLTNRQPGVRQYSKSKSDYVRAPISKQDAIKILRYMSAGPEGSIQLDPYGGAMARIGSTVTPFPHRAGYLYSIQYGVSWKASEIDRADEYIGWLRSFYTFMAPYVSKNPRAAYVNYLDLDLGTNGWKNATGGTSVAHAASWGERYFFTNFDRLVRAKSKVDPENVFNNAQSIPPLHYDREH, from the coding sequence ATGGCGACGCACACCATGGTAGCTGCAGCAGCCCTTGCTCTCTGTCTCtttgcagctgcagccgcagATAAACACGCCGGTGCTcagccgccggcgctggcgccagcagcagcagcacacgaCATCTCCTCCTGCCTCCTCTCCAATGGCGTCAGCAACTTCTCCCTCCCGTCGTCCCCAAGCTACACGCCGCTCCTCGACTCCTCCATCCGGAACCTCCGCTTCGAGCTCCCGGGCGTCGGCAAGCCGGCCGCCGTCATCCTCCCGGCGTCCAAGCGCGACCTGCAGAGCGCCGTCGTCTGCGCGCGAGCCGCCTCGCTGGCGATCCGCGTCCGCAGCGGCGGGCACAGCTACGAGGGCCTCTCCTACACCACGGAGAACCACGTCCCCTTCGTCGTCATCGACCTCGCCGGCCTGAACCGCGTCCGCGTCGACCGGCGCTCCGCCACGGCGTGGGCCGAGTCCGGCGCGACGCTCGGCGAGGTCTACCACGCCGTGGGGCTGTCCGGCGGCCGGAACCTGGCGTTCTCCGCCGGGTCCTGCTCGACGGTCGGCATGGGCGGGcacaccgccggcggcggcttcggccTGCTGTCGAGGAAGTacgcgctcgccgccgacaACGTCATCGACGCCGTCCTGATCGATCCGAGCGGCCGTGCCCTCACCCGCGCCACCATGGACGACGACGTGTTCTGGGCGatccgaggcggcggcggcgggagcttcGGCGTGGTGTATGCCTGGAAGCTCCGGCTCGTCCCGGTCCCGGACAACATCACCGTGTTCAGCATCGGCCGGACCGGTCCGGTCGAGCTCATCGCCGGCTTGATGCACAGGTGGCAGTACGTCGGTCCAAGTCTCCCTGACGAGTTCTACCTCTCGACGTACATTCCGACGAGATCATCGAACGGTAATCTCTCAATGTCATTCACTGGCCAAGTTCTTGGTACAAAGCGTCACGCCATGGCAGTGCTGAGCCAGACCTTCCCCGAGCTGGGCCTGGCCGAGTCGGAGCTGTCTGAGGTGAGCTGGCTCGAGTCGGCGGTGAAGTTCGCCGGGCTCAGCTCAGTCGCCGACCTCACAAACCGTCAACCTGGGGTGAGACAGTACTCGAAGAGCAAGTCTGACTACGTGCGAGCACCAATCTCAAAGCAAGACGCGATCAAGATCCTCCGGTACATGTCGGCTGGGCCAGAGGGGTCCATCCAACTGGACCCCTATGGTGGGGCCATGGCGCGGATAGGGAGCACGGTGACGCCTTTCCCTCACCGTGCTGGGTACTTGTACAGCATCCAGTACGGTGTCTCTTGGAAGGCGTCGGAAATCGACCGTGCAGATGAGTACATCGGATGGCTCCGGTCGTTCTACACGTTCATGGCGCCCTATGTGTCGAAAAATCCACGAGCCGCGTATGTCAACTACTTGGATCTCGATTTGGGCACCAATGGCTGGAAGAATGCAACTGGTGGAACGTCCGTGGCCCATGCAGCATCATGGGGCGAACGTTATTTCTTCACCAACTTTGATCGGCTGGTTCGGGCCAAGTCTAAGGTTGATCCTGAAAATGTGTTCAACAATGCACAAAGCATTCCTCCATTACATTATGATAGAGAGCACTAA
- the LOC101776273 gene encoding reticuline oxidase, whose amino-acid sequence MAALALFSLVLRLFAVQAVGGGDGSGSGSSLTACLAAAGVRNVTARGSPAYDAALRVSIQNLRFAGAGAPKPAAVVVPASLGELRAAVRCARAAGLVVRIRSGGHSYEGLSYTTEDRNAFAVVDLAALGRVRVDADADGGGATAWVESGATLGQVYYAVAASSPTLAFSAGSCPTVGSGGHIAGGGFGLLSRKYGLAGDNVVDAVLVDAGGRVLDRAAMGEDVFWAIRGGGGGTWGAVYAWRVQLRPVPERVTAFVANRRGTVESVARLVSTWQHVAPWLPDEFYVSAFVGAGLPESDRTGISVTFKGLYLGPRHEALQILTARFPEIGLSDLNPREMSWIESVVFFSGLPEGSSVSDLTDRVLHKKNYFKAKSDYVHRPMPLDQLIRAVEVLSKQPKAYVILDPYGGAMDGFKSSDLPFPHREGNIHGIQYLIEWTADEDGRRDEYMDWLRHFYDLMGAYVPKNPRTAYINYMDLDLGTNNWSSDRRSNIISKIPNPEVEAARAWGERYFLGNYDRLVRAKTMIDPDNVFRNAQSIPPLGGPGMTRSLPPAAISPKVTCNGSTNDS is encoded by the coding sequence ATGGCCGCCCTCGCGCTTTTCTCCCTCGTGCTCCGCCTCTTCGCCGTGCaagccgtcggcggcggcgacgggagcggGAGTGGGAGCTCCCTCACGGCGTGcctcgcggcggccggcgtgcggAACGTGACGGCGCGCGGGTCCCCGGCGTACGACGCCGCGCTGCGCGTCTCCATCCAGAACCTCCGCttcgcgggcgccggcgcgcccaagccagccgccgtcgtcgtcccggcGTCGCTCGgcgagctccgcgccgccgtgcggtgcgcgcgggcggcggggctcgtGGTGCGCATCCGCAGCGGGGGCCACAGCTACGAGGGCCTCTCCTACACGACCGAGGACCGGAACGCCTTCGCCGTCGTCGACCTCGCCGCGCTCGGCCGCGTCCGcgtggacgccgacgccgacggcggcggcgccacggcgTGGGTCGAGTCCGGCGCAACGCTCGGCCAGGTGTACTACGCCGTCGCCGCGTCGAGCCCGACGCTCGCGTTCTCGGCGGGGTCGTGCCCGACGGTCGGGTCCGGTGGCcacatcgccggcggcgggttCGGCTTGCTGTCCCGCAAGTACGGGCTCGCCGGCGACAACGTGGTCGACGCCGTGCTggtcgacgccggcggccgcgtccTGGACCGCGCCGCCATGGGCGAGGACGTGTTCTGGGccatccgcggcggcggcggcggcacctggGGCGCCGTCTATGCGTGGCGCGTCCAGCTCCGTCCGGTCCCCGAGCGCGTCACCGCGTTCGTCGCCAACCGCCGCGGCACCGTCGAGTCGGTGGCCCGGCTCGTCTCCACGTGGCAGCACGTCGCGCCGTGGCTGCCCGACGAGTTCTACGTCTCGGCGTTCGTCGGCGCCGGCTTGCCGGAGTCCGACCGGACCGGCATCTCCGTCACGTTCAAAGGGCTCTACCTCGGGCCGAGACACGAAGCGTTGCAGATACTGACGGCAAGGTTCCCCGAGATCGGGCTGTCGGATCTGAACCCGAGAGAGATGAGCTGGATCGAATCCGTGGTGTTCTTCTCGGGTCTGCCCGAAGGGAGCTCCGTTTCGGATCTCACCGACCGGGTGCTCCACAAGAAGAACTACTTCAAGGCCAAGTCGGACTACGTGCACCGTCCGATGCCGTTAGATCAACTGATCAGAGCCGTTGAGGTCTTGTCCAAGCAGCCCAAGGCGTATGTCATCTTGGACCCGTACGGTGGCGCCATGGATGGGTTCAAGTCCAGCGATCTGCCGTTCCCGCATCGCGAAGGTAACATCCATGGCATCCAATATCTAATCGAATGGACGGCCGATGAAGATGGCCGCAGAGACGAGTACATGGATTGGTTGCGCCATTTCTACGACTTGATGGGAGCGTATGTGCCGAAGAATCCACGAACCGCATACATAAACTACATGGACCTCGATCTCGGCACCAACAATTGGTCGTCCGACCGCCGATCCAACATCATCAGCAAGATCCCTAACCCGGAAGTCGAGGCGGCACGAGCATGGGGCGAGAGGTACTTCTTGGGCAACTACGACCGGCTTGTCCGCGCAAAGACGATGATCGACCCGGACAACGTGTTCCGCAACGCGCAGAGTATCCCGCCACTTGGAGGCCCCGGCATGACTAGGAGTCTGCCTCCTGCTGCCATCTCACCCAAGGTGACATGTAATGGGAGCACAAACGACAGCTAg